A section of the Alkalihalobacillus sp. LMS39 genome encodes:
- a CDS encoding DHHA1 domain-containing protein, giving the protein MYFLFSHNDLDGVGCGILAKLAFGEQAEVRYNSVSGLDLQVERYLEKKHKEDVLLITDLSVHAENEKKIEAFVKAGGDVILLDHHKTALHLNEYSWGHVKVSYDDGRLTSATSLLYDYFIENKLLNPTPIVEQFVELVRLYDTWEWEGKNELTAKQLNDLFFLLSIDEFEERMVARLQTETQFQFNEFEQKILAMEEEKIGRYVRKKRRELTQTFIHGFCTGIVHAESYHSELGNELGKDSPHLDYIAIINVGGKRISLRTIHDDIDVSKIANRYGGGGHAKASGCSLTTEAYEQYVAKVFPLEPLRIDATRNRYNEKGSTHGCLYVNYEQEQFYLYPTEEEIWAIEKNGEKLDQEYPSFEEAERMIKRTEGASLARDELFIRFLMDNVIHSRLVSLEMIDYIKGEETESEHYLS; this is encoded by the coding sequence ATGTATTTTTTGTTTTCCCATAATGATTTAGATGGTGTCGGATGTGGAATTTTAGCTAAATTAGCTTTCGGAGAACAAGCCGAGGTCCGCTATAATTCCGTGTCAGGGTTAGATTTACAAGTTGAACGGTATTTGGAAAAAAAACATAAGGAAGATGTACTGTTAATTACTGATTTATCTGTTCATGCTGAAAATGAAAAGAAAATAGAAGCGTTTGTCAAAGCAGGTGGTGATGTCATATTGCTAGACCATCATAAAACAGCGCTTCATTTAAATGAATATAGTTGGGGACATGTGAAAGTCTCTTATGATGATGGGAGATTAACTTCTGCCACGAGCTTACTTTATGATTATTTCATTGAAAATAAGCTGTTGAACCCAACTCCTATTGTCGAACAGTTTGTTGAACTTGTAAGACTGTATGATACATGGGAATGGGAAGGAAAAAATGAACTGACAGCGAAACAATTAAATGACCTATTTTTCTTATTGTCGATTGATGAATTTGAAGAAAGAATGGTGGCACGTTTACAGACTGAAACACAATTTCAATTCAATGAGTTTGAACAAAAAATATTAGCAATGGAAGAAGAGAAGATTGGTCGTTACGTGAGGAAAAAACGTAGAGAGTTGACCCAAACGTTTATTCATGGCTTTTGTACGGGGATTGTTCACGCGGAATCCTATCATTCAGAATTAGGAAATGAACTGGGGAAAGACAGTCCTCATCTTGACTATATTGCTATTATAAATGTCGGGGGGAAACGCATTAGTTTACGAACGATTCATGACGATATTGATGTATCCAAAATTGCGAATCGTTATGGAGGAGGGGGACATGCAAAAGCGTCAGGATGTTCGTTAACAACAGAAGCATATGAACAATATGTAGCAAAGGTATTTCCGTTAGAACCATTGCGAATTGATGCCACAAGAAATCGTTATAATGAAAAAGGCTCAACTCATGGATGTTTATATGTAAATTATGAGCAAGAGCAGTTTTACCTTTATCCAACCGAAGAAGAAATTTGGGCGATTGAAAAAAATGGAGAAAAACTGGATCAAGAATATCCAAGCTTTGAGGAAGCAGAACGAATGATTAAGCGAACAGAAGGCGCTTCTCTCGCACGTGATGAATTATTTATCCGGTTTCTTATGGATAATGTCATTCATTCAAGACTCGTTTCACTCGAGATGATAGATTATATCAAGGGCGAAGAAACAGAGAGCGAACATTATTTGTCGTAA